The Gloeomargarita lithophora Alchichica-D10 genomic sequence TCTGCACTTAATTCATCTTGGCGTAATTCAATCCAGGCTTGTACTAGGCGTAACTGCTTCCGGGGCAATTTACCAGCCAGTATTTCTCCGTCAGTAATGCTGATATAGCTAAGTAGAGTAAGGTTGTCGTCTCAAGATTTCGGAAAACCAATGCGGGGCGGTGCCCTGCGACCCATGTTATTATGTCAACCTTTACGTGTTTAGCTATAGATGCTTCAAATTCTCCATACTTGGCATGAATATGGGGAATATTATGATGCTTATTATCAATGAGGTAGAGGCGGATAATAATTCCGTAAAACATTGAGATAACTGGCATTTTTCAATATATTGAGATGGCTTTGATTTCTATCATAACCCATCTCCCTGCGCCAAACGAGCCACCCCCCAAGCCGCTTCCTGTTGGGCGGAAACCAATACAGGTACACCTAAAATCCGTTGGCGAATGGTCTGCCATGTTTGGTTGCCACTGCCGCCCCCACTGGTGAAAACCCGTTGCAATTTGGGCGCACCGAGATTTTTTAATACCTGATAACCCTGGGCTTCAATGTGTGCCATTGCGGTTAATAATGCTTGTAAAAAATGTACAGGATTATCCGGGCGAGGGGTGAGCCGGGGCAGTAAATTGGGGTCATGGATGGGGAATCGTTCTCCGGGTCTTAACAGGGGATAATAATCTAAATCTAAGACAATATCCGGGTCAATTTGGGCACTAAAATTCAACAGTTCTTCTTCAGAGAAAAAATGGTTTAATACGGCTCCCCCCGTATTGGATGCGCCCCCGACTAACCATAAATTCCCCAGGCGATGGCTATAAACACCCGTAGCTTGGTCATCAATGCGATGCTGACTGAGTAATTTCAGCACCAATGTTGAACCCAAAGAAGTCACCCCATCGCCAATTTGATCCGCACCGCTGGCGATAAAAGCGGCCATGCTATCGGTGGTTCCGGCGTGAATTTGGCAAGTGGTGGGTAGGTGAAATTCTTGGGCTAACCTGGGTTGAATCGTTCCCACTGGAGTTCCTGGGATGAAAACCTGGGGGTAATTAACAGCAAAGGGTAAGCCCGCAAACCAATCCGGGTAATTGTTTATGCCGGGGTCGTAGCCTAGTTTTAAGCTATTATGTTCATCGCTGATACCTAATTTTCCATGTAATAAAAACCCCAACCAATCTACTTGATGCAATAGATATTTATCCT encodes the following:
- a CDS encoding FGGY-family carbohydrate kinase — its product is MGLALGLDFGTSALKAAVIDPQGQCQYHDRIPFRNPTSPVLWEVAVWQLFGQIPRSIINNIHHIGIAGTSGTVLLTDGQGQPIAPTLMYNDNRAGFLLPELKHYVPANHLVLSATSSLIKLFWYQDQGIDLQDKYLLHQVDWLGFLLHGKLGISDEHNSLKLGYDPGINNYPDWFAGLPFAVNYPQVFIPGTPVGTIQPRLAQEFHLPTTCQIHAGTTDSMAAFIASGADQIGDGVTSLGSTLVLKLLSQHRIDDQATGVYSHRLGNLWLVGGASNTGGAVLNHFFSEEELLNFSAQIDPDIVLDLDYYPLLRPGERFPIHDPNLLPRLTPRPDNPVHFLQALLTAMAHIEAQGYQVLKNLGAPKLQRVFTSGGGSGNQTWQTIRQRILGVPVLVSAQQEAAWGVARLAQGDGL
- a CDS encoding DUF4160 domain-containing protein — protein: MPVISMFYGIIIRLYLIDNKHHNIPHIHAKYGEFEASIAKHVKVDIITWVAGHRPALVFRNLETTTLLYLAISALLTEKYWLVNCPGSSYA